In the Pseudomonas sp. ADAK2 genome, one interval contains:
- a CDS encoding DUF1206 domain-containing protein, whose translation MSAQYSLVMLARGGYAARGVLYLIIGIFALLAALDSTKPKDSHKSVEALLTQPFGYFLVGVVVAGLLAFAAWRVLQATRDVDHHGKEIKGLVIRTGLFAGGLVNAALAFFAMGLLISGISSSGDSGGQTKDWLAHLLSWDHSNLLVYLIALIPLGVGIAHIIKGWKASFEKYFEADEDVMRYVRPVSRFGLIARGVVFIEIALLLAISGSTYQAMDPPGTKEALDALQNLPAGWLILIVMALGLIAFSVYSFSEAFWRKINMDVPGVSRP comes from the coding sequence ATGTCCGCGCAATACAGCCTTGTCATGCTCGCTCGGGGAGGATATGCCGCTCGGGGAGTGCTTTATTTGATAATCGGCATCTTCGCGTTGCTAGCAGCACTAGATTCGACAAAACCGAAGGACAGCCACAAAAGCGTTGAGGCGTTGCTAACCCAGCCATTCGGCTATTTTCTAGTTGGAGTTGTGGTGGCAGGCCTGCTCGCTTTTGCGGCTTGGCGTGTCCTGCAAGCCACGCGTGATGTCGATCACCACGGCAAAGAAATCAAAGGTTTGGTAATTCGCACTGGTCTGTTTGCCGGAGGTTTGGTCAACGCCGCTCTGGCGTTTTTTGCAATGGGTCTACTCATTAGCGGTATTAGTAGTTCGGGAGATTCCGGGGGGCAGACTAAAGACTGGCTAGCGCATCTTCTGTCTTGGGATCACTCGAATTTGTTGGTGTACCTGATCGCTCTCATTCCGCTTGGTGTTGGAATTGCTCACATCATCAAGGGCTGGAAGGCGTCGTTCGAGAAATATTTTGAGGCCGACGAAGACGTCATGCGGTACGTCCGCCCGGTGTCTCGGTTCGGTTTAATAGCCCGTGGAGTCGTATTTATAGAGATTGCATTACTACTGGCAATCAGCGGTTCCACTTATCAAGCCATGGATCCACCTGGTACGAAAGAAGCCCTCGACGCTCTCCAGAATCTTCCTGCCGGATGGCTGATTTTGATTGTGATGGCCCTGGGGCTGATTGCCTTCTCGGTTTACAGTTTCTCTGAGGCTTTCTGGCGCAAGATCAATATGGATGTGCCTGGAGTATCGAGACCATAG